One window from the genome of Nitrospinota bacterium encodes:
- the truA gene encoding tRNA pseudouridine(38-40) synthase TruA — translation MTRKFKLIIEYDGTRYHGWQVQLNGITIQEVLQNCLKKITGEERPVIGSGRTDAGVHAEAQAAHFETISKMTAQQFLMAFNSLLPHDIVIKQVDEVPDTFHAQRSAKRKIYRYTILNRQYPSALQHNRCLFIQYHLNIEAMRQAKNYLEGKHDFTAFRASNCEARNPVREINSIDIEQDGDFIIIHCDGNGFLKYMVRNIVGTLVQVGRNKIKPEQIKTILESRDRKNAGPTARPYGLCLVKVFYDEE, via the coding sequence TTGACCAGGAAATTTAAACTCATCATCGAATATGACGGGACCCGTTACCACGGGTGGCAGGTACAGCTCAACGGCATCACCATTCAGGAAGTTCTCCAGAATTGCTTAAAAAAGATAACCGGCGAAGAACGGCCGGTCATCGGATCAGGCAGAACCGATGCCGGAGTTCATGCGGAAGCACAGGCGGCTCATTTCGAGACCATTTCAAAGATGACAGCGCAGCAATTCCTGATGGCCTTTAATAGTCTGTTGCCCCACGATATCGTCATCAAACAGGTGGATGAGGTTCCAGACACCTTTCACGCACAAAGATCAGCCAAACGAAAAATATACCGCTACACGATATTAAACCGGCAATATCCCTCTGCCCTGCAACACAACCGATGCTTGTTCATTCAATATCACCTAAATATCGAAGCCATGCGCCAGGCGAAAAATTATCTGGAAGGCAAACACGATTTTACAGCGTTTAGGGCCTCCAACTGTGAAGCCAGGAACCCGGTGCGCGAAATCAATTCAATCGATATTGAGCAGGATGGGGATTTTATAATTATCCATTGCGATGGCAACGGATTTCTAAAATACATGGTCCGTAATATTGTCGGAACCCTGGTGCAAGTAGGCCGAAATAAGATCAAACCCGAACAGATCAAAACCATTCTGGAATCCCGCGACCGGAAAAATGCCGGACCCACAGCCAGACCTTATGGGCTTTGTCTGGTCAAGGTTTTTTATGATGAGGAATAA
- a CDS encoding UvrD-helicase domain-containing protein, whose product MELSEDEKKLIEEEETLFSRTIESLCKELPQVQASKISANILARELTQQMVGEWNHEERQPLVSDEAVAHRISDIRKESDQTLLELIREPYFGRVVTSEDDGKEVAFLIGKKSNIESGIVDWRNGPISALYFNYKQGEEFFEEINERERSGKIKLRRSYQIEGGKLVQIDTPEAVYHWSDNGWLKLDVDAEIAAHRSRKVGSSDKKLPNILSLITKDQFELITTDPDRPVIIQGSAGSGKTTVALHRLAWLLHEENSFASPEKTRVLVMNKSLQIYVDSTLPSMGIHNVETSTFNGWALSIIRRLTKGKALFKFHQLPDFVEKIKFSEEILSAIAGQVKKQTQTTDHWIRENSSRWTSLIKHWDQGRDDAVLPRIRNFIHEVKGAKIPDKDKNDLLISLRSLMGKMEDYINDIYDLLADSDHLRSHLKPDQKLDYHLEYLRDRTEKNRKNKNLDYFDMSLILYNIQLKNGGLPGKNDEITLLDHLVIDEAQDFGPVEFAIMVQAVKDRRNLTIVGDVSQKILFARRFIGWEKIIDSLNLEESDLIRLEISFRCTAQIMTLASRVAGDNKVVEGRQGTKPLFQNVEDKDELLETITHWVETVQAGKPNKLIALICRSPKQAMELKEDLDEMIPEGLRLGHRDQFSFEPGIIVTNVHQVKGLEFDAVCIVEPTEENYPQTRPESRNMLYVAITRAEDDLMLVGTKPFSRMIKG is encoded by the coding sequence ATGGAACTATCGGAAGACGAAAAAAAGCTTATTGAAGAAGAGGAAACTCTTTTTAGCAGGACTATAGAATCATTGTGCAAGGAACTCCCTCAGGTGCAGGCTTCTAAAATATCAGCCAATATTCTGGCGCGGGAGTTGACGCAACAAATGGTCGGCGAATGGAATCATGAGGAAAGACAGCCGTTGGTTTCAGATGAGGCCGTGGCCCATAGGATTTCCGATATTCGCAAGGAAAGCGATCAAACGTTGTTAGAGTTGATCCGCGAGCCCTATTTTGGCCGGGTGGTGACCTCCGAGGATGACGGTAAGGAAGTGGCTTTTCTGATCGGAAAAAAGAGCAACATTGAATCGGGGATAGTCGATTGGCGTAACGGTCCGATCTCCGCTCTCTATTTCAATTACAAGCAGGGAGAAGAATTTTTCGAGGAAATCAATGAAAGGGAGCGTAGCGGTAAAATCAAGTTGCGACGTTCTTATCAGATCGAAGGAGGAAAACTGGTTCAGATAGATACTCCGGAAGCCGTGTATCACTGGAGTGATAACGGGTGGCTAAAACTGGATGTCGATGCGGAAATTGCCGCGCACCGGTCACGGAAAGTCGGTTCTTCGGATAAAAAGCTTCCCAACATACTGTCTCTAATCACCAAAGATCAGTTTGAACTCATCACCACCGATCCCGATCGTCCGGTGATTATTCAAGGTTCTGCGGGGTCTGGAAAAACAACGGTCGCCCTGCATCGCCTCGCCTGGTTACTGCATGAGGAAAATTCTTTTGCCAGTCCCGAAAAAACCCGCGTCCTGGTGATGAATAAGTCTTTGCAGATATACGTGGATTCAACGCTTCCTTCCATGGGAATCCATAATGTGGAAACTTCGACCTTCAACGGTTGGGCGCTTTCGATCATTCGCAGGTTAACCAAGGGGAAGGCATTATTTAAATTCCACCAGCTCCCTGATTTTGTTGAAAAAATAAAATTCTCAGAAGAAATTCTGTCGGCCATTGCCGGGCAGGTGAAAAAACAAACGCAGACAACCGATCACTGGATTAGAGAGAATTCTTCCCGTTGGACCAGCCTCATTAAACATTGGGACCAGGGGCGGGATGACGCCGTTCTCCCCCGGATCAGAAACTTTATACATGAGGTCAAGGGCGCGAAAATACCCGATAAGGATAAAAATGATCTTCTTATTTCCTTGCGCTCCCTGATGGGCAAAATGGAAGACTATATAAACGATATTTACGATCTGTTGGCCGATTCAGATCATTTGCGCTCTCATCTCAAGCCAGATCAAAAGCTTGATTACCACCTGGAATATTTGCGGGACCGAACGGAAAAAAATCGCAAAAATAAAAACCTCGATTATTTCGACATGTCCTTGATTTTGTATAATATCCAGCTTAAAAACGGTGGATTGCCTGGCAAAAACGATGAGATCACTTTGCTGGATCATTTGGTTATTGATGAAGCTCAGGATTTTGGCCCCGTTGAATTCGCCATCATGGTGCAAGCGGTCAAGGACCGGCGCAATTTGACAATCGTTGGCGATGTCAGTCAGAAAATATTATTTGCCAGACGATTTATCGGCTGGGAAAAAATCATCGACAGTCTGAACCTTGAGGAAAGCGATTTGATCCGTTTGGAAATCTCCTTCCGGTGCACAGCCCAGATCATGACGCTCGCCAGCCGAGTGGCAGGCGATAATAAAGTTGTGGAGGGTCGGCAGGGGACGAAACCGCTCTTTCAAAACGTAGAAGATAAGGACGAACTGCTGGAAACAATCACTCATTGGGTAGAGACGGTTCAAGCCGGTAAACCCAACAAGCTGATAGCTCTCATTTGCCGTTCTCCCAAGCAGGCGATGGAGTTAAAAGAAGATCTGGATGAAATGATTCCCGAAGGGCTTCGCCTGGGCCACCGGGACCAGTTTTCCTTTGAGCCCGGAATCATAGTCACCAATGTTCATCAGGTGAAGGGCCTGGAGTTTGATGCGGTCTGTATTGTCGAGCCTACCGAGGAAAATTATCCCCAAACCCGGCCCGAAAGCCGAAATATGCTGTACGTAGCCATCACCCGTGCCGAAGACGATTTGATGCTGGTGGGCACAAAGCCATTCTCCCGGATGATTAAGGGTTAA
- a CDS encoding P-loop NTPase, producing the protein MKTYEDLAGDGGSNIISQVVSQREKLRSRLDKIKHKVALMSGKGGVGKSSITANIAACLADQGHSVGILDADLNGPSIGHLLGVGNERKLEIDEQGIQPGAGAMGIKIMSMDMLVASPDTPVMWTEDGGATSTWVSTMESTALRELLADTNWGDLDYLLIDMPPGSDRIDNIRDLIPELAGVVEITIPSLLSQHIVSKSITKNNTMGVPIIGLIENMATYVCPHCDQEGKLFEGQDVEKLTERKGINYIGKIPFDTRVSRKTDSGTLFYAENKDSITGKAIASAVNYITNFIENKS; encoded by the coding sequence ATGAAAACCTATGAAGATCTGGCGGGAGATGGCGGTTCCAACATCATCAGCCAGGTGGTGTCCCAAAGGGAGAAACTCCGCTCCCGGCTGGACAAAATAAAGCACAAGGTCGCTTTAATGAGCGGCAAAGGCGGCGTTGGTAAAAGTTCAATAACAGCCAATATTGCCGCTTGTCTTGCAGATCAGGGTCACAGCGTCGGAATTTTAGACGCGGACCTGAACGGCCCTAGTATCGGTCATCTGCTTGGGGTGGGAAATGAGCGGAAACTTGAAATTGACGAGCAAGGGATTCAACCCGGAGCGGGAGCTATGGGTATCAAAATCATGTCTATGGATATGCTGGTGGCCAGCCCGGACACTCCGGTTATGTGGACCGAGGATGGAGGAGCCACATCGACTTGGGTCAGTACCATGGAATCGACCGCGTTGCGTGAACTTCTGGCCGATACCAACTGGGGAGATCTCGATTATCTATTGATAGACATGCCGCCGGGAAGCGATCGTATCGACAATATTCGCGACTTGATTCCTGAGTTGGCTGGTGTGGTCGAAATCACCATCCCTTCTCTGCTTTCTCAGCACATCGTTTCCAAGTCCATCACCAAGAACAATACGATGGGCGTTCCCATCATCGGGCTGATCGAAAACATGGCCACCTACGTGTGCCCGCATTGCGATCAGGAAGGAAAACTGTTTGAGGGCCAGGACGTTGAAAAGCTGACGGAAAGAAAGGGGATCAACTATATCGGAAAGATTCCTTTCGATACCCGAGTGTCCAGAAAAACAGATTCAGGAACATTATTTTATGCCGAGAACAAGGATTCCATAACGGGGAAAGCCATCGCCTCGGCAGTCAACTACATAACGAATTTTATAGAAAATAAATCCTAG
- a CDS encoding PCP reductase family protein: MKFLCIPCDAQMETQTDGIMPDESKNLSMKFKCKKCGHMIAMLTNKFETEFVSKLGVEVGGASSVGTGPLSMVGSQLAQAKKELDKGKPEDNLVWSEEAQLRIKKVPFFVRNMAKKTVINFALEKGVTLIDAKLMDEVREKVGM, encoded by the coding sequence ATGAAATTTCTTTGTATACCTTGCGATGCACAGATGGAAACTCAAACCGACGGCATCATGCCGGATGAGTCTAAAAATCTGTCCATGAAATTTAAGTGCAAAAAATGCGGCCATATGATCGCCATGCTGACCAATAAATTTGAAACCGAGTTTGTCAGCAAACTGGGGGTCGAAGTTGGCGGCGCTTCCAGTGTGGGAACGGGACCTCTCAGCATGGTTGGCTCGCAACTGGCCCAGGCTAAAAAAGAACTCGATAAGGGCAAACCGGAAGACAATCTCGTGTGGTCGGAGGAAGCTCAGCTACGGATCAAAAAAGTACCGTTTTTCGTCCGCAACATGGCGAAGAAAACCGTGATCAACTTTGCCCTCGAAAAAGGTGTCACCCTGATCGACGCCAAGTTAATGGATGAAGTCCGTGAAAAAGTGGGAATGTAA
- the fliE gene encoding flagellar hook-basal body complex protein FliE yields MKDITIQSNLKALQGPGAVGKIELRSDSQNGQNGPSFADTLTQSLEKVNNLQKEADAAIKDFVSGETRNITETMIAVNKADLAFRLTMQVRNKIVEAYQEVLRTQV; encoded by the coding sequence GTGAAAGATATCACCATCCAAAGCAATCTGAAGGCTCTGCAAGGCCCCGGCGCGGTCGGCAAGATCGAACTGCGAAGTGATTCTCAAAACGGGCAGAACGGTCCCTCGTTTGCGGATACCCTCACCCAATCGCTGGAGAAGGTGAATAATCTGCAAAAAGAAGCTGATGCGGCTATCAAGGACTTTGTTTCCGGTGAGACCCGGAATATCACCGAAACCATGATCGCCGTCAACAAGGCCGATCTGGCGTTTCGATTGACCATGCAGGTGCGCAACAAAATAGTCGAAGCTTACCAAGAAGTATTGCGTACCCAAGTGTAA
- the flgB gene encoding flagellar basal body rod protein FlgB codes for MLIDKLLFSDTVPAMMKKSLDFNSSRHLLISNNISQMDTPGYKAHDVDFKSQLRDAIGSSSQLNLRTTNERHFGPGKTAVQGISALPYEEGHLAKSNGNNVNIDYEMAKLAENQIDFNAVTQMMMKRGSSVRSAITESASQ; via the coding sequence ATGCTGATTGATAAACTATTATTTTCAGATACCGTTCCTGCAATGATGAAAAAGAGTCTGGATTTCAACTCCAGTCGACATCTTCTGATTTCCAATAATATCTCGCAGATGGACACTCCCGGTTATAAGGCGCACGATGTGGATTTTAAAAGTCAGTTGCGGGACGCCATCGGCAGTAGCTCTCAACTCAATTTGCGCACAACGAATGAGAGACACTTCGGGCCGGGTAAGACAGCGGTCCAGGGTATTTCTGCTCTTCCTTATGAAGAGGGGCACCTGGCAAAATCAAACGGCAATAATGTGAATATCGATTATGAAATGGCTAAGCTGGCAGAGAACCAGATCGACTTCAATGCGGTAACGCAAATGATGATGAAGCGAGGATCGTCAGTTAGAAGCGCCATCACCGAATCGGCGTCGCAATAA
- the ahcY gene encoding adenosylhomocysteinase: MSTATAAEKFKVKDLSLAEWGRQEMILAEKEMPGLMALRDKHGKSKPLKGARIAGSLHMTIQTAVLIETLIELGAQVRWASCNIFSTQDHAAAAIAKAGIPVFAWKGETEEEYWWCTGQTLLFDNGQGPNMILDDGGDLTCYVHKNHPEFLADLKGVTEETTTGVHNLYKMLKDGSLKLPAMNVNDSVTKSKFDNLYGCRESLADGIKRATDIMIAGKVVVIAGYGDVGKGCARAMRDLGARVLVTEIDPICALQAAMEGYEVTTMEEGVKEGNIFVTTTGCKDIITIGHMEAMKDDAIVCNIGHFDIEIQVEQLNKFPGIKKIEIKPQVDKYTFPKGNSIILLAEGRLVNLGCATGHPSFVMSNSFTNQVLAQMELYNNKYEVGVYTLPKILDEEVARLHLDKLGVKLTTMTKEQSEYLNLPLKGPYKPDTYRY, encoded by the coding sequence ATGTCCACAGCCACTGCTGCTGAAAAATTTAAGGTAAAAGACCTCTCACTGGCTGAATGGGGCAGGCAGGAGATGATTCTTGCTGAAAAGGAAATGCCCGGATTGATGGCCCTGCGCGATAAACACGGAAAATCCAAACCTCTTAAAGGAGCAAGGATTGCGGGCTCTCTGCACATGACCATTCAAACCGCCGTTCTGATAGAAACCCTGATCGAACTTGGTGCCCAGGTCCGATGGGCATCCTGCAATATTTTTTCTACGCAGGACCACGCTGCAGCGGCAATTGCTAAAGCAGGTATTCCTGTATTCGCCTGGAAAGGTGAAACCGAAGAAGAGTATTGGTGGTGTACCGGGCAAACCCTGTTGTTTGATAATGGCCAGGGCCCTAACATGATCCTAGACGATGGCGGCGATTTGACCTGCTACGTGCATAAAAATCACCCGGAATTTCTCGCCGATCTAAAAGGCGTTACCGAGGAAACCACAACCGGCGTACACAACCTATACAAGATGTTGAAGGACGGGTCTCTAAAGCTTCCGGCAATGAACGTCAATGACTCCGTCACCAAATCCAAATTCGACAACCTTTACGGTTGCCGCGAATCTCTGGCGGATGGCATCAAACGGGCCACAGACATCATGATTGCGGGAAAAGTAGTGGTGATCGCAGGTTATGGGGATGTGGGTAAGGGTTGCGCCAGGGCCATGCGCGATCTCGGAGCCCGCGTTCTGGTGACGGAAATTGACCCCATTTGCGCCCTGCAAGCCGCCATGGAAGGATACGAAGTGACCACCATGGAAGAAGGCGTGAAGGAGGGAAATATTTTCGTCACCACCACTGGCTGTAAAGATATCATCACCATTGGACATATGGAAGCGATGAAAGACGATGCTATTGTCTGCAACATCGGTCATTTCGACATTGAGATTCAGGTAGAACAACTGAACAAATTCCCCGGAATCAAAAAAATCGAAATCAAACCGCAGGTGGACAAATATACCTTTCCGAAGGGGAACAGCATCATCCTGTTGGCCGAAGGAAGACTTGTCAACCTCGGTTGCGCTACCGGACACCCTTCCTTCGTCATGTCCAACTCCTTCACCAACCAGGTGCTGGCGCAGATGGAGTTGTACAATAATAAATACGAAGTTGGCGTTTACACCCTTCCAAAAATACTGGACGAGGAAGTCGCCCGGTTGCATTTGGACAAGCTTGGCGTCAAGTTAACCACCATGACAAAGGAGCAGTCGGAATATTTGAATCTCCCGCTTAAAGGCCCGTACAAACCGGATACGTACCGGTACTAG